tataaaaaatagatcttatgaatatattaataatcatatttttatagatttatttaaaattaatatatttactaaTCAATCGTCTTTGTTGAACTCATCTTTGGATGCGTCTACTAAAAATACAGAAAAGGTAGAAAATTGTTTtggtgaaaaaaataatatgcattttCCCCAGGCTAATACTATTAACTTAATGCCTATAGATGAAACGAATAATATACTTTCTTATGTATTTGAAATCGAAATACCttcttatatttataatgatCATTATATGGAAGTTTTTTATGTTCAAGTGAACCAAAATGTGAAACTGGCGAATTTATTGATCCCAGAAAAGTTTCtgcatttaaataaaaaaaacgagATTGAtgaaattgtttttattgATAATATGAACGGCACAATTAATGATGATGATCACgttgaaaaaaaagcaaataATTGTATAGAAGAcgaaacaaataataaaaatgaatatgatACCTTAAATTTccatgataaaataaatttaattaaaatagaAAGTGAATGCGTttcaataaataataaagcatatttaaaaatttataacaACAAAGTTGGTAACTATTATGTAAGCTTAAATACTATAAGCAGCTTCCCTTATATTAAATGGGAAATTACATACATTCAAAACACtgtaattataaaaatacaaagcAAAATttctaataaatttatttttcacataaataatgatgGTATAATATTACAAGACAATGGAATTGACGTGTTAAGTGACATATTTAATCATCCATTAGACGTgtatacattattatttttaatgaaaaaaagaGGAATTAATTTGTTGGTTACTGATATAGAAATTggcaaaatgaaaaaaaaatatgattatgattttaattttaataatacagAAGAAAGTATaattaatgatatattattatgttttcGATTTATTAACTTCTATTCATCTAATATAAAAACGTTCGAATCCAAAACTACTATCAATATAAAAGGAAATACTAACTTTCCTAATATCCCGTTTACagatttaatatttatggaATATGAATCACGTTTTTGCaggtaaaaatatttttaaatggtGGGAATATACATGCTTACCCACCTAAACATATACAATACCTCATACAATCTTATAATAGGAGAGATTGTATGcccaataatatatttttaaatgttaaGTGAATATAGAATTATTAGTATTACTATTTCAATATGTCTAAATTAacttaatttatttcttttttaaatagGATATCCAAAATGGAAAATGAAGAATGCGAAAAAAAGCatggaaaaaatttatCCAAACATAAATCTATTTTGTTTTGTCTATTTGAATTATGCGAATTAatgttattaaataataataaaaaagaaaaaaaaaaattgaatgAATTTAACAAACAGgaaaatgatgaagatACTAAACAGCATATAATGATGTTTCagtattttttaacaaaaatattgaaacataataatatcgagcaaattaataaagtggtgaaagaaaatattaacttAAAAAACATTTCTTTACAAAGTGATCACTATGAtcaattttcaaaaattgaATATATCGATTTCCTACAATTAGACCAAACAtcttattatttgaatttatttttgaagtttacaaaaataatttcctTCACAGATATTTGAATAAAGGTCATTCCCTCATACCATGAATGTAATTAAATTACAAAGTAATTTCAGCAGCTCGTAGTGCATCTTTCTGAAAAATCAAACAATGAAAAGACACATACcggaatatataaatattgcAATATTATGCATGTATGTTGAACAAATAAGTGATAATGTAcgagaaatatatatataaaggcTTACATAAGTATAGGGCTTTTCATTAGCTATGAGTTTTACTCGTCTCTTATGCTTCTTCGTTTTTTCATGTTGTTTCATTGCGTTGTCATTTATGAAGTAAATGTCACAAGCATAGCATTTAAATTGTcctataaaaatgttattaataagtttatattatttgaatacATACCATACagcataaataatatatacttaaTAGTTATATGTAAACTTATATTTCGGATAGTTAAGCATACCACATCCTTTTTTATCTACATCATACGGAAGAACGGGCTTGGTATGATAATCATTATACActgtaaatataatttattaaataaggggaaatcaaaataaatataacgGCTTATTGTATGCACATCATAGAAgcataatatatcaaaataatatcgaAATTCCAGTTTTAATTTCATAGCGTAATGATAAATGCgcaacaatttttttattacctTCGTCAAAGTCTCGCGTCCTTTTTcgaatttttaaaaatttactATTTATGGTATTACGaggtttttttttttttcttgttGACAACGCCACTAGAAAAAATgtcgaaaaaaataaaaaaatggaaataaataaatatccaaaaaaatactatCGTATGgtaattatatacaaatacatgtgaattataatatatactttttaatataagCCAGccgttatttttattcttatgttattattatcgtttttaatttaatagtTTTTCAGTTggtaaattttatatttatataaaaaagttataatatatctttttaaTTAGCATTTCAATTTTGcggttatatttt
This DNA window, taken from Plasmodium berghei ANKA genome assembly, chromosome: 13, encodes the following:
- a CDS encoding zinc finger protein, putative, with translation MALSTRKKKKPRNTINSKFLKIRKRTRDFDEVYNDYHTKPVLPYDVDKKGCGQFKCYACDIYFINDNAMKQHEKTKKHKRRVKLIANEKPYTYKDALRAAEITL